GAGGTACGACTCCGGTGCCAGGCCCCGCGCACGGAGCACCTCGTCGAAGGACTCCTTCGCCGACGGAGCGAGTTCGCGCGCGTAGAGGTCGTCGGCCGTGTCGAGGCCCCGGACACCGCGGTAGGTGGCGAGCGTGGTGTGTACGGCGATCCAGGGCAGGGCCGTCGCTCTGCGCGCCTCCGGCGCCCAGCCGGCGATGTCCTTCGCGGATAATCCGAGACGGCCCTTGTTGAGCACGATCCAGGGGTGGCCGCTCTGATGGCCTTCCAGTTCCGCGTAGCCGAGGTCGGCGAGCCTGGCCGCGGGAAGCGCGGTGCCGTCGAGCCGGGTGTCCGCGGCGAGCGTGGTGCTCAGCTCGCGGATGAGGTGACCGAGCGTCGCTCCGTCCAGCCCCAGCGTGCCGCGGGCCCGGGTCAGGAAGCCGATCGGATCGGTGAAGGGACGCGGCTCTTCGCCGGGCTCGGTGAGGGTGAGCGACGCGGGGTCCACGCGCCAGCTGTCGTACGCGGTACGGCGGGCCCGGAAGGCGAGGTTGCCTCCGGCGTCGAGGCGGAGGGTGTACGGGCGGGAGGCCGGGGAGCCGTCCGGCTGCGCGCCTGCCGATGAGGCGGCGGGCCCCGGCCCCAGATCCTGCCCCCGCCCCCGCTCTCGCTCTCGCTCTCGCTCCGGCTCCGGCTCCGGCTCCGGCTCCGGCTGAATGATCTCCTCGTACGCGAACTCGCCGATCATCTTGGCGAGCAGTCGGCGGCCGGCCTGCTCCCATCGCTCTTCGCGCAGCTCAGGTGGGTCGTAGAGAGCGGGCGGCTCCCCGGAGGCCGGGGTGGCGGATGGATTCGGCACGGAGGGACTCCTCGACGGGGAACCGGATCGGGACGATCGGAGTTACAGATTGTGACGGCGCTACAACAGATCGCGCAGGGCCCGGTCTCGGACCATGAGGGCTGCCTTCTTGTCGGGCAGGTCGACCTCGGTGGAGAACCGGAAGCCGGCGCTCAGGAAGGCGGAGACGGAGGGGGTGTTGCGAAGGTCGGGTTCCGCGACGACGCGTGCGCAGGTGGGGCGCTTGTCGAGGACGAGGTCGGCGACGGCTCGGAGCAGGGCGGAGCCCAGTCCGCGCCCTCGGTCGGCGACACCACCGATGAGGAGGTGGATTCCGGTGTCGTGCGGTCGGGCGGGGTAGTGGCGGGCGAGGAGGTCGAGGTCCGCGCGGTAGATCTCCCAGTAGCTCATCGGCGTGCCGTCCAGCACGCCCAGGCAGGGGACGCTGCGTCCGTCCCCGTCGAGCTGCCCGCACAGATGCTCCTCCACCACCGACTCGGGCCCCGCGAGCTCCCAGAACGCCGCGACGGCGGGGTCGTTCATCCAGCGCGCGATGAGCGGGAGATCGCGTCCGATGCGTACGGGGACGAGGCGGAAGACGCCTACGGGGGTGGCCGTGGGGCCCCAGTCACCGACGCTGTCGAGCAGATCGCCGCCGCCGGAAGCGGCGGGGTCCCCGGTAGGGGTGAGAGGAGCAGCAGGGGTGAGAGGAGCGTCGGCGGGAGCGAGCTGAGCGTCGGTCGGTGTGAGCGGGACGGAGTCCGTTGTGAGCTGAGGGGAGTCTCTTGTGAACTGAAAAGAGTCCGCCGCGCCCGTCAGTGCGCCCTGTTCGCCCACGCCCTCGGCGTCTGCCCCCGCTTCCTCCGCTTCCGCGAAGAGCGCGATGAGCTCGTCGGGCAGGCGCAGGTCCAGCGTTTCCTCGCAGTCCGTGCCCGGGCCGAGGCCCGTGTCGGTGCCGAGGTCGGTGGCAGGGGCGGTACCGGCGTCGGTGCTCGCATCGGTGGGAGACACGGCGACGCTCCTCTCAGAAGACGGGGTGGGTCATGTTCCTCAGGAATGAAGGGGGTTGGCGATGGTGACGTAGACGGACTGGGTGTCGACCGGGCCGACGAGTTCATCGAGACCGTGCAACCGGGTCAGCAGGTTGGCCTTGCAGCGCAGGACGGGTGAGTCGAGCAGGCGGGCGGGCAGCGACGTGCGCAGCCGTGCCGGGCCGGTGGCGACATCGGCGAGGAAGCGGCGGAAGGCGGCCAGCAGCAACCGTTCGTCGGCGAGGCGCTGGGAGCCGAACGCGCCGACTAGACCGAGCACGTTGTTGATGGCGAGGTAGTAGGCGAACCGTTCGTCGGTGACCTCGTCGGAGACGAAGGTGTCGCTGTGTTCGCCGATGCCGGGCAGCCGGGAGTCGAGTTCCGCGCGGCGGGAGGCGCGGAAGTAGTAGCCCTGGTTGTCGCGGTAGCGGCCGCCCGTGGGCCAGCCCTCGGCGTCCAGCAGGAGCAGGGTGTTCTGCTGGTGGGCTTCCAGGGCGATCCCGGCCTCGCTGTCGAGCCAGAGCACAGGGCGTACGACCTGCTCCAGGTAGCGCAGGAACCACTCGGTGGCGACGGCGCCGCGGGGACGGCCGGTGCATCCGGCGAGGCGGGTGACGATCTCGGCGAGCCGGGACCGCATGACCGGCCGGTCCTGACTCCGGTCCCGTACGCCGGGCTGGGCGTGCGGACGGGGCGAGACGAGTCCCGCGACGCACGTGACGTCGTCCGTCGGGCCGAACGGGTTGTGGCGGATCATCACGTCGAGGCCGGGCAGGGGCTTGGCGTCCGGGCCGTCGACGGCGAGCCAGGCCGGGTCGCGGACGATGTCGAAGCCCGGGTGGGCGGCCTGCCACTGCTTGAACAGGCCGCCGCGCAACAGACGGTGGACCTCCACGCCCCGGTGGAGTTCCTTGCGGAGGTTCTCGCGGCGGGAGTTGGTGATGCGCAGGCCCAGCGACAGCTTCAGCATCGCGGGGGCGCCCGTGCGGTGGACGGTGCGAACGGAGGAGGTGGGGTGCCAGGGGGCGCCGTGCGGGCCGAGGTTGTGCAGCAGCCCGGCGTCGAGCAGGGCCGCGACTTCGGGGCGGTGCAGGGCTTCGCCCATCTGCCAGGGATGCAGTGGCAGGGCGGCGTATCCGTCGGGCAGCGGAAGCCCGGCGCCCGCCAGCCGTGCGGTGAGCTGTTCCGCGGCGACGGGGCGGCCGCGTTCCGTCCACGCCGAGTCGGCCGCCAGCACGGACGGGGCGACCGCCATCCAGTGCAGGGGGAAGGAGCCTCGCAACTCGGGTGAGTACAGACGGGCTTCGGCTTCGGAGAGTCCCTCGCGGCTCTTCGGCGTGGGGTGCTGCGGGTGGCCGAGCACGAGCGCCTGCTCGGCGGCGAGGAAGAGGTCGGCCTCGTCGGCGGGGTGTTCCCGCCGGTCGCGGATGAACAGGGCGGTGCGGCGGACGGAGTCGGCCACGCGACCGACGAGGTCCCCGCCGTCGTCGGCGGGGCTGTGCGGCGTCCGGAGTTCCGGGCGGCTCGCGGTTCCGGCGCGGGCCGCGGCGGACGGCGCTCCCCGTCCGGCCGTGGCTGTGGCCCACGCGGCCTGCCGGGCGAGCAGCGCGGCCACCGTGACCGCGTCGGCGGGGGGCGCCCCGTCGGGAGCGTCGGCAAGGTAGGGGAGGCCGAAGCGGTGCCAGCCGGTCGGGGACCAGTAGTGGACCGGCGCCAGCAGGGCCGTGCCGCTGGCGGGGAGGGGGATGCGCAGGGTGCCGTCGTCGGGGGCCGCGAGGTCGTTCTCCCGTACCCAGCAGCGCAGCAGGTTCTCGACGCCCGCCGCCTGGGCAGCGGTCTGCGCGTCGGGGTGTTCCAACAGGTCGGCCGTGCAGCCGCGCAGCCGTTCGGCCTCGCCCGCCCCTCCCTTCTGCCGGGGGACGACCGGTTCGGCCGTCGGCGCGAGCGGGGCCTGTGTGCCGCCGGCCGCCGGCTCGTGGGTGTGGGGACGGCCGTCGGGTGCGGGAGTGGCGTTCAAGTGCGTTCCTCGTGACGTCGTTCAGGCTCGTACGGCGACGAACCCGGGTGGCTCTGGTGTGCGTGCTGCCTCTGGCGTTCCTGATCGGCTGGGTTCGCGGGCGGAGCGGGTCGTCCCCTGTGAAGCTCGGGGCGCTGTGGCGCGGCCGATATCCGGGCGTCCTGGCGGCCGGGCACTCCGGAGCAGCGGATCCCGCTCCCCGGCACCGCGGGACCTGGCGGTTCGGCTCCCCGGGCACTTCGCCGTCCCGAAACGCGGACGCCCCCGGGACATCCCCGCACGCCGTCGACCCACAGCACGACACCACGCCCCATCACCGCCTTCCCCGCGCCCGGCCTACGCGCTCATGCGCCGTGCCCGGCGCCCACGGCGCCGCTGGCCGCTGCCGCGACCGCGTCCGCCAGGCGGTCGAGGACCGCGCTCGCCTGCTCGTCGCTGATCGTCAACGGCGGGAGCAGGCGCACCACGCTCGCGTGGCGCCCGCCCAGTTCCACGATGAGCCCGCGCTTGAGGCACTCCCGCTGGACGGCGGCGGCCTGTTCGGGCGCGGCGGGCCGGGGTCCGTCGCCGGTGGGGTCTGCAGTCCCCTCCGGGTCCACGAGCTCGACGCCGATCATCAACCCACGGCCCCGTACGTCGCCGATGCAGGGGAACTCGGCGGCCAGATGCCGGAGTTGGGCGAGCATGCGATCACCCAGCGCCCCGGCACGCTCGGCGAGCCGGTTCTCCCGGACGTACGCCAGAGTCGCCGTACCCGCGGCCATGGCGAGTTGGTTGCCCCGGAACGTGCCCGCGTGGGCGCCGGGTTCCCAGACGTCGAGGTCTTCGCGGTAGACGACGACGGCCAGCGGCAGACTGCCGCCGATGGCCTTGGACATGACCATCACGTCCGGCATGATCCCGCTGTGTTCCACGGCCCAGAAGGTGCCGGTCCGGCCGACCCCCGTCTGGACCTCGTCCGCGATCAGGGGGACGGACCGCGACGCGGTGATCTCACGCATCCGGCGCATCCAGCCGTCGGGGGCCGGAATCACGCCGCCCTCGCCCTGGACGGGTTCGAGGATCATCCCGGCTGGGTGCGGCACGCCCGACTTGGTGTCGTCGAGCACGGACTCGGTCCAGCGTGCGGCGAGTTCGGCACCCCGGTCGCCTCCGATGCCGTACGGGCAGCGGTAGTCCTGCGGAAACGGCAGGCGTGTGACGCGTACGTCGGGTGCTCCCCCGGATGCTTCGAGCGCCCCCGCGGTCATCCCGTGGTACGCGCCGGTGAACGCGAGCATCCCGCTGCGCCCGGTCGCCGCGCGCACCAGCTTGAAGGCGGCCTCGACCGCGTCCGTCCCGGCCGGACCGCAGAACTGCACCCGCGCGCGCTCGGCGAACTCCGGCGGGAGCGTGCGGAACAACTCGGTGGTGAAGGCGTCCTTGACGGGGGTGGCGAGGTCGAGGACGTGCAACGGAGCGCCCGAGTCGAGGACCTTTCTGATCGCCTCCAGCACCACCGGGTGGTTGTGCCCGAGCGCCAGGGTGCCCGCGCCGGAAAGGCAGTCGAGGTAGCGGCGGCCGTCGGCGCCCTCGATCGTCAGTCCGCGCGCCCGCACGGGGACGATCGGCAGGGCGCGCGCGTAGGTGCGAGCCGCCGACTCGCGCGCCGACTGGCGCCGCAGGATCCCCTCGTGCGCCACGCGCGCCCGCTCGGGACCGCTCTCACGCGCCCCCTCGTGCCCGTCATCCGGCTCCCGCCCCACCGGCACCACCGCAGACTCCGTCAATGCCACGACTACAGGTCCTCCCGCTGTCCCGAGGCGAGTTGGCAGGGGTGCTGGACCCACGCTGAACGCA
Above is a genomic segment from Streptomyces sp. R21 containing:
- a CDS encoding IucA/IucC family siderophore biosynthesis protein; its protein translation is MNATPAPDGRPHTHEPAAGGTQAPLAPTAEPVVPRQKGGAGEAERLRGCTADLLEHPDAQTAAQAAGVENLLRCWVRENDLAAPDDGTLRIPLPASGTALLAPVHYWSPTGWHRFGLPYLADAPDGAPPADAVTVAALLARQAAWATATAGRGAPSAAARAGTASRPELRTPHSPADDGGDLVGRVADSVRRTALFIRDRREHPADEADLFLAAEQALVLGHPQHPTPKSREGLSEAEARLYSPELRGSFPLHWMAVAPSVLAADSAWTERGRPVAAEQLTARLAGAGLPLPDGYAALPLHPWQMGEALHRPEVAALLDAGLLHNLGPHGAPWHPTSSVRTVHRTGAPAMLKLSLGLRITNSRRENLRKELHRGVEVHRLLRGGLFKQWQAAHPGFDIVRDPAWLAVDGPDAKPLPGLDVMIRHNPFGPTDDVTCVAGLVSPRPHAQPGVRDRSQDRPVMRSRLAEIVTRLAGCTGRPRGAVATEWFLRYLEQVVRPVLWLDSEAGIALEAHQQNTLLLLDAEGWPTGGRYRDNQGYYFRASRRAELDSRLPGIGEHSDTFVSDEVTDERFAYYLAINNVLGLVGAFGSQRLADERLLLAAFRRFLADVATGPARLRTSLPARLLDSPVLRCKANLLTRLHGLDELVGPVDTQSVYVTIANPLHS
- a CDS encoding GNAT family N-acetyltransferase: MSPTDASTDAGTAPATDLGTDTGLGPGTDCEETLDLRLPDELIALFAEAEEAGADAEGVGEQGALTGAADSFQFTRDSPQLTTDSVPLTPTDAQLAPADAPLTPAAPLTPTGDPAASGGGDLLDSVGDWGPTATPVGVFRLVPVRIGRDLPLIARWMNDPAVAAFWELAGPESVVEEHLCGQLDGDGRSVPCLGVLDGTPMSYWEIYRADLDLLARHYPARPHDTGIHLLIGGVADRGRGLGSALLRAVADLVLDKRPTCARVVAEPDLRNTPSVSAFLSAGFRFSTEVDLPDKKAALMVRDRALRDLL
- a CDS encoding diaminobutyrate--2-oxoglutarate transaminase family protein is translated as MAHEGILRRQSARESAARTYARALPIVPVRARGLTIEGADGRRYLDCLSGAGTLALGHNHPVVLEAIRKVLDSGAPLHVLDLATPVKDAFTTELFRTLPPEFAERARVQFCGPAGTDAVEAAFKLVRAATGRSGMLAFTGAYHGMTAGALEASGGAPDVRVTRLPFPQDYRCPYGIGGDRGAELAARWTESVLDDTKSGVPHPAGMILEPVQGEGGVIPAPDGWMRRMREITASRSVPLIADEVQTGVGRTGTFWAVEHSGIMPDVMVMSKAIGGSLPLAVVVYREDLDVWEPGAHAGTFRGNQLAMAAGTATLAYVRENRLAERAGALGDRMLAQLRHLAAEFPCIGDVRGRGLMIGVELVDPEGTADPTGDGPRPAAPEQAAAVQRECLKRGLIVELGGRHASVVRLLPPLTISDEQASAVLDRLADAVAAAASGAVGAGHGA